A DNA window from Methylocystis heyeri contains the following coding sequences:
- a CDS encoding adenylyl-sulfate kinase, with the protein MLIMGLPGAGRTSLARALSQRLDAVYFNGDEFRANIARGLGLSLEDQVEQARRIGWLCNCVSEAGGAAVADLVCPTEETRAAVQPDFLIWVDRVEPDQDEDAVALFTPPAQYDLRVPGDGSLEVWADNIGALLPQRDRNKRRWDSWRTPG; encoded by the coding sequence GTGCTCATCATGGGCTTGCCTGGAGCAGGCAGAACGTCGCTGGCGCGAGCGCTCAGCCAAAGACTCGATGCGGTCTATTTCAACGGAGACGAGTTTCGCGCCAACATCGCGAGAGGGCTCGGCCTCTCGCTGGAAGATCAAGTCGAGCAGGCCCGCCGCATCGGATGGCTGTGCAACTGCGTCTCGGAAGCGGGCGGCGCGGCCGTCGCGGATTTGGTCTGTCCCACCGAGGAGACGCGCGCGGCCGTCCAGCCTGATTTTCTGATCTGGGTCGACCGAGTCGAACCGGATCAAGACGAAGACGCAGTCGCCCTTTTTACGCCGCCCGCGCAATATGATCTGCGCGTTCCCGGCGACGGTTCGCTGGAAGTGTGGGCCGATAACATTGGCGCGCTGCTGCCGCAGAGAGATCGGAACAAACGGCGCTGGGATTCTTGGCGAACTCCCGGCTGA
- a CDS encoding transglycosylase domain-containing protein translates to MRRALAAFGLVSLAAIIGGGAFLAWDALSRAALAAPRATEIVYDRNGAFITQIAHGRRENGEVDYGFWPLQAIPERVMRATLALEDRRFYAHPGVDWRAVLRAVWTNATRRSRLEGASSIAMQVARMQAPGPRSFANKIREASTGLAILAHNGHDATLKHYLRIAPYGNGSHGVAHAARFYFDKPLDDLSWAQAALLAAIPKAPGRMNIARQEGLRLAASRARRAIERLAKEGALDEAQATLAFRELAAMRPPTLKRRPDMLHLALRYEHLVREGRLRAASSFEPRINATIDLGVEEHVAQLARRYLALFRGAGARQAAVMVAERGANAVIADVGSVGYDDPQAGAFDFTRIARSPGSTLKPFIYALAFERGALKATDLLDDVPEGASGVNNADGQFLGPLTPRQALANSRNVPATNLLRRTGLEANFEFLHELGLHNLETPADSFGVSMAIGALPTRLEDLMRAYAMLADDGVMRDLSFAREQVSHAPRRLLSQDSARLITSFLSDPQARLPSFPRYGPLEYPFAVAVKTGTSQNYRDAWTLAFSQRFIVGVWMGRGDAGGMRGVGGAASAARLAHAVLGHLHGAKPGEITQESFAPPPGRVSVELCQSDAGVLCAQTLREWATPQELGRQSSAIGGEAALVPQRPAAAATRAISLDIATPEHNMHVWRNPEQPARLNKLALKLQAGAPDVEILWMVDGEPFALARSDETVFWPMKTGAHRIEARLSLAPVASKPITVTID, encoded by the coding sequence ATGCGCAGGGCGCTGGCCGCGTTCGGACTTGTTTCGCTTGCCGCCATAATCGGCGGCGGCGCCTTTCTGGCGTGGGACGCGCTTTCCCGGGCCGCTCTCGCCGCGCCTCGCGCGACTGAAATCGTCTATGACCGCAATGGCGCTTTCATCACCCAGATCGCGCACGGGCGACGCGAGAACGGCGAGGTCGATTACGGTTTCTGGCCGCTGCAGGCGATCCCCGAGCGGGTCATGCGCGCGACGCTGGCTCTTGAAGATCGCCGCTTCTACGCCCATCCCGGCGTCGACTGGCGCGCCGTGCTGCGCGCCGTCTGGACCAACGCTACGCGGCGCAGCCGGTTGGAGGGCGCCTCCAGCATCGCCATGCAGGTCGCCCGCATGCAGGCGCCGGGGCCGCGAAGCTTTGCGAACAAGATCCGGGAAGCGTCGACGGGCCTCGCCATTCTCGCACACAACGGCCATGACGCCACGCTGAAACATTATTTGCGCATCGCGCCCTACGGCAATGGCAGCCACGGCGTCGCCCATGCCGCGCGTTTTTATTTCGACAAGCCGCTCGACGATCTCTCATGGGCGCAGGCCGCCTTGCTGGCGGCGATTCCGAAAGCCCCGGGGCGCATGAACATCGCGCGGCAGGAAGGCTTGAGGCTCGCTGCGTCGCGCGCGCGCCGCGCCATCGAAAGACTGGCGAAGGAGGGCGCGCTCGACGAAGCGCAGGCGACGCTCGCCTTTCGCGAACTCGCCGCGATGCGGCCGCCGACGCTCAAGCGCCGCCCGGACATGCTGCACCTCGCGCTGCGCTATGAACATCTGGTGCGCGAAGGGCGTCTGCGCGCGGCTTCTTCTTTCGAGCCGCGCATCAATGCGACGATAGATCTCGGCGTCGAGGAACATGTCGCGCAGCTCGCGCGGCGTTATCTCGCGCTCTTTCGCGGCGCCGGAGCAAGACAGGCGGCGGTGATGGTCGCCGAACGCGGCGCAAACGCCGTCATCGCCGACGTCGGCTCGGTCGGCTACGATGACCCGCAGGCCGGCGCCTTCGATTTCACCCGGATCGCGCGTTCTCCGGGATCGACGCTGAAGCCCTTCATCTATGCGCTGGCTTTCGAACGCGGCGCCTTGAAGGCGACCGATCTTCTCGACGACGTTCCGGAAGGCGCCTCCGGCGTAAACAACGCGGACGGGCAGTTCCTCGGGCCGCTGACGCCGCGCCAGGCGCTCGCCAATTCGCGCAATGTGCCCGCCACCAATCTGCTGCGCCGCACCGGGCTGGAGGCCAATTTCGAATTTCTGCACGAGCTCGGCCTGCATAATCTCGAAACGCCGGCGGATAGTTTCGGCGTGTCGATGGCGATCGGCGCGTTGCCGACGCGGCTCGAGGATCTCATGCGGGCCTATGCGATGCTCGCAGACGACGGCGTGATGCGCGATCTTTCCTTTGCGCGCGAGCAAGTCTCGCATGCGCCGCGGCGACTGCTGTCGCAGGACAGCGCAAGGCTGATCACGTCGTTCCTGTCCGACCCGCAGGCGCGGTTGCCCTCCTTTCCGCGCTACGGGCCGCTCGAATATCCTTTCGCCGTCGCAGTGAAGACGGGCACGTCGCAGAACTATCGCGACGCCTGGACGCTGGCCTTTTCGCAACGTTTCATCGTCGGGGTGTGGATGGGCCGCGGCGACGCCGGCGGCATGCGCGGCGTCGGCGGCGCGGCTTCCGCCGCACGCCTCGCCCATGCGGTTCTGGGCCATTTGCACGGCGCCAAGCCCGGCGAAATCACGCAGGAGAGTTTCGCGCCGCCGCCGGGACGGGTTTCGGTCGAGCTCTGCCAGAGCGACGCCGGCGTGCTGTGCGCGCAAACGCTGCGCGAATGGGCGACGCCGCAGGAACTCGGGCGGCAAAGCTCAGCGATCGGCGGCGAGGCGGCGTTGGTCCCGCAGCGCCCGGCCGCCGCAGCAACCCGCGCGATATCGCTCGACATCGCGACGCCCGAGCACAATATGCATGTCTGGCGCAATCCCGAGCAGCCGGCGCGGCTCAACAAGCTGGCGTTGAAACTCCAGGCCGGCGCGCCCGATGTCGAGATCCTGTGGATGGTCGACGGAGAGCCTTTCGCGCTGGCGAGAAGCGACGAGACCGTATTCTGGCCCATGAAGACCGGCGCTCATCGCATAGAGGCGCGTCTTTCTCTCGCGCCTGTGGCGTCGAAGCCGATCACCGTGACGATAGATTGA
- a CDS encoding HdeD family acid-resistance protein, producing MQRHFEIFVAEAPDVLAVHWGWPIALGLIVAALGFACLWRARAATLIYVSFLGALLLVSALAVLLFAILLAGYWTDFFIHVLWAAMLAVVGLILVTRPAISAEAMTLVIGFYLVTTGVLSIGFALSAHIEGQWAYALQGLVSALLGGMLLAGWPLSGVWAIGLFIGVDLILKGAAIVALGLQLRAISE from the coding sequence ATGCAAAGGCATTTCGAAATTTTCGTCGCGGAAGCGCCTGACGTGCTGGCGGTTCATTGGGGATGGCCGATCGCGCTCGGGCTGATCGTGGCCGCGCTCGGTTTCGCGTGCCTCTGGCGCGCTCGGGCGGCGACCCTGATCTATGTGAGTTTTCTGGGGGCGCTGCTGCTCGTGAGCGCCCTCGCGGTGCTGCTCTTCGCCATTCTGCTCGCCGGCTACTGGACCGATTTCTTCATTCACGTGCTGTGGGCGGCCATGCTGGCGGTGGTCGGGCTCATCCTCGTCACGCGCCCGGCCATCAGCGCCGAAGCGATGACGCTGGTGATCGGGTTCTATCTCGTCACGACAGGCGTCCTATCGATCGGCTTCGCGCTTTCCGCCCATATCGAGGGGCAATGGGCCTATGCGCTCCAGGGCCTCGTCAGCGCGCTGCTCGGAGGAATGCTGCTCGCGGGCTGGCCGCTGTCCGGAGTGTGGGCGATCGGACTGTTCATCGGGGTCGATCTGATCCTCAAGGGCGCCGCGATCGTCGCACTCGGATTGCAGCTTCGGGCGATTTCGGAATGA
- a CDS encoding nickel-dependent hydrogenase large subunit yields the protein MARLELNVSLNRVEGDLEIAVALEDGVVAEARTIGTMYRGFEQIMIGRAPRDSLVITPRVCGICGTAHLYSAVLALENAWRLSPPPNATRIRNLCLMAEGLQNDLRQTFLFFSPDFCTSRYAGEPWFDEMTAMFEPFRGAIYLETLAMTRRLVEIVAHFGGQWPHSSYMAPGGVTLPADLRRISACRAVLQEAQRWYEQRIVGAPLDRWLALDRAEDYLAWLDEPLHAASALGALTRCARALGLHRAAAGTGHMLSYGSWRDPLESSPGAGASLLRSGFYDGDAGSVAQLDQELINEHVRHSWFRHYDGGRHPWRGETVPNYQPGGDRYSWAKAPRYGDKAVQTGPLAELLIGGDALIASLHAMEGGGAWLRQFARVRRIAYEFFYAQRMLDELAAEPHGEHFTPPAGSSEADGDGFGLVMAARGALGHWIAIRNGVIERYQIITPTAWNASPRDSAGLPGHWEQSLVGVTVKDPDDPIEIGHIIRSHDPCLVCTVHMLDTGGKVHFGA from the coding sequence ATGGCGCGCCTCGAACTCAACGTCAGCCTCAATCGGGTCGAGGGCGATCTCGAAATCGCCGTCGCGCTGGAGGACGGCGTCGTGGCGGAAGCCCGCACGATCGGCACGATGTATCGCGGCTTCGAGCAGATCATGATCGGCCGCGCCCCGCGCGACTCGCTGGTGATCACGCCGCGCGTCTGCGGCATTTGCGGCACAGCGCATCTTTATTCCGCCGTCCTGGCGCTCGAGAACGCCTGGCGCCTGTCGCCGCCGCCCAACGCCACGCGCATCCGCAATCTGTGCCTGATGGCGGAAGGCCTCCAGAACGACCTGCGGCAGACCTTTCTGTTCTTCTCGCCCGACTTCTGCACTTCGCGCTACGCCGGCGAGCCCTGGTTCGACGAAATGACGGCGATGTTCGAGCCGTTCCGCGGCGCGATCTATCTCGAAACTCTGGCCATGACGCGGCGGCTGGTCGAGATCGTGGCTCATTTCGGCGGACAATGGCCGCATTCCAGCTATATGGCTCCCGGCGGCGTCACCCTGCCGGCCGATTTGCGGCGCATCTCGGCGTGCCGCGCCGTGCTGCAGGAGGCCCAGCGCTGGTACGAGCAGCGCATCGTCGGCGCGCCGCTCGACCGCTGGCTGGCGCTGGACAGGGCGGAAGATTACCTCGCCTGGCTGGACGAGCCCCTCCATGCGGCGAGCGCTCTCGGCGCCCTCACCCGCTGCGCTCGTGCGCTCGGACTGCATCGCGCCGCCGCCGGGACCGGACATATGCTGAGCTACGGCTCCTGGCGCGATCCGCTGGAATCCTCGCCCGGAGCCGGCGCGTCTTTGCTTCGCTCCGGTTTTTACGACGGCGACGCCGGATCGGTCGCCCAGCTCGACCAGGAGCTGATCAACGAGCATGTGCGCCATTCCTGGTTCCGGCATTACGACGGCGGCAGACATCCCTGGCGCGGAGAAACCGTCCCGAACTACCAGCCGGGCGGCGATCGCTACAGCTGGGCCAAGGCGCCCCGCTATGGCGATAAGGCCGTCCAGACCGGGCCGCTCGCCGAACTGCTGATCGGCGGCGACGCCCTGATCGCGTCGCTCCACGCAATGGAGGGCGGCGGCGCCTGGCTGCGTCAGTTCGCGCGGGTGAGGCGCATCGCCTATGAGTTCTTTTACGCCCAGCGCATGCTCGACGAACTCGCGGCCGAGCCGCATGGCGAGCATTTCACCCCGCCCGCCGGGAGCAGCGAGGCCGACGGCGACGGATTCGGCCTCGTCATGGCGGCGCGCGGCGCGCTCGGCCACTGGATCGCGATTCGGAACGGCGTCATCGAGCGTTACCAGATCATTACGCCGACAGCCTGGAACGCCTCGCCGCGCGACAGCGCGGGCCTGCCCGGCCATTGGGAGCAGAGCCTCGTCGGCGTCACGGTGAAGGATCCCGACGATCCCATCGAAATCGGCCATATCATCCGTTCTCACGATCCCTGCCTGGTTTGCACGGTCCATATGCTGGACACCGGCGGCAAGGTCCATTTTGGCGCATAA
- a CDS encoding alpha-2-macroglobulin: MTQKPTGSAMRKILLLAFCAALGFAQPLRAETPPVFDRVQRSDGARLAPDRFLRGYDPLTIFFSSDAGPKAGGPEDAPDKFATITPPPPGEWRWLGPRALQFRPAEPWTPLARYSVKSGGAETRLVALLPTPVSTQPTADADPPAELTQIALVFAQPVDAASLARLLTIELRPSPGVSPQGGQLLSPSAYDIRPLERAERDKQQSYVLRFHEPVADGRVAVLRLKLSDEPGLDDETYELRLRTAPPFAVTEATCGRGWSDDKNPDVLRCAANAPEPVSRGEDEDSAVKAPDYAPAARRRITLSFSAPPEELDIQRARNALRFTPPVDDLAVEADRAHLKISGRFLSDKVYELALAPGALHDERGRALGPAFVQRFAFTRDVPAIQWDAGYGVVERFGPQLLPLRGRGYDHADIRIHAIDPLARDFWPFPAQGVETQDDQAPPLPGAEPKRWSESGNIEAEAIKERIKTLGSPAVSRLADLPIRRNGGDAKFGLDLREDFARIAGRDQPGAYLVGLRAVDKDVRRWIRVQVTDLTLSAVEEPTRVRFAVTSLSAAQPVGGAQIRIEGVKDDKFVSLASGITDDSGFFSWSPGARGAGELRRVVVSKGLDVLVIDPDSAPSEYAKENWSRPESPWLSWTGEADAPRAEKPRTLCHLFSERPIYRPEEAAHIKGFVRIYRGGSLSLPKKGGTLVVSGPSNQEWRIPVKLDSSGGFYHKFDAQTPATGDYAVRFEPDAPKAKPKAKDAKTEESEKPSDDEETADAGPDQDISCGRFSFKKEAYRLPTFEVVLNAPQTAALDGTFDVDLLARYFAGGLAADRPVKWRAAQFPHIFTPPNREGFLFSTDARFSGEGKFKSSAVLERDQRTDAGGAARMTFDATIEPTAQPRRYSIEATVTGDDGIEVRNVQNVIALPPFVLGVKTPRYVERPGVVTPELIAVNGKGEAVEGLEMTLRFMRRNWISTLQASDFALGAAKYVTQAQDDIIFERKIASAKEAQKIELQAKEAGVYIVQLEAYDRLKRRQQVSVDFFVGGDTPVTFSRPPAASATVTSDKDRYAPGEVATLIVQSPFQTARALAIIEQPNGLYDYSFVDIANGFGRLAVPLKKEQTPKLAVHFLIMRGRLKDSPPQPAANFDQGKPVTIAATKWIEVTPVKNIVNVKLEHPSQARPGDEVEVTLRLSDDAGKPLAGEATFWMVDQAVLSLAKERPLDPLPDFIVARETKMAARDTRNMAFGVIPLEEIAGGDGDLQEWGAENNISVRKNFTPVPIYLPSVKVGADGAAKIKVRLPDTLTVFKLRAKAVSGPDRFGAAGGEMFIRQALVAQPALPRFARAGDSFDVGLVARIVEGPGGSGKAAIAANGLKLQGEASRKIEWAQNKPVRVDLRAEVPQDAQQEAKLRFRIERDADHAKDAVEVDLAVKPDREPTRRYEIVEIAPGETKTVAALGEAARPGTLSRTAVVAADPALVKLIAGLNALVAYPYGCTEQRLSLARAGLALKSFAPILAAAGLEDRLSANVKSTAQQIDQAVDHDGLVAFWPRARGNVSLTAWSYAFLTEADRAGEPVDKTLMDRLANILKLSLRSDYPRLLDGQEMRERAEALAALAEGGRLDDSYVAEFVRRADFLPNASVAQLAAAAASLPKVDPRVVSSLAETMWGRVKFAMRNGAQVYVGQAADSGAPIILPSETRSLAEILRAAALAAPSDPRAAVLREALLRLGEGDGWGETRADSAAITALAQYWRRPANPIKVTFASGEASKEAIIEANQPVARHVDASAAPLAIANSSNAPLIALIETSYVPQQPGALAEPVSEGFAITRGSWRIKSGAAPEKLEAQNAAIRASVGDVIEEIAEVVNPQDRTHVAISLPLAAGYEPLNPNIATAPAEAQPSSAPTLAPTWVSFGDDRVFYAYDFLPKGTYRFAFRLKAQTAGVYTEPPALVETMYRKGVRGSSAGARIEISK, translated from the coding sequence ATGACCCAGAAACCGACGGGCTCCGCGATGAGAAAGATCCTGCTGCTCGCCTTCTGCGCGGCGCTCGGCTTCGCGCAACCCTTGCGGGCCGAAACGCCGCCGGTGTTCGACCGCGTTCAGCGCTCCGACGGCGCCAGACTCGCTCCCGACAGATTCTTGCGCGGCTATGACCCGCTGACGATCTTCTTTTCTTCCGACGCCGGCCCCAAGGCGGGCGGCCCGGAGGACGCGCCCGACAAATTCGCGACGATTACGCCGCCGCCGCCGGGCGAATGGCGCTGGCTCGGGCCGCGCGCCCTGCAATTCCGGCCGGCCGAACCCTGGACGCCGCTCGCCCGCTACAGCGTGAAATCGGGCGGCGCCGAAACCAGGCTCGTCGCCCTGTTGCCGACGCCTGTCTCGACGCAGCCCACGGCCGACGCCGATCCGCCGGCCGAGCTGACGCAGATCGCTCTCGTCTTCGCGCAGCCGGTCGACGCCGCCTCCCTGGCGCGGCTGCTGACGATCGAGCTGCGGCCCTCTCCCGGGGTTTCGCCGCAGGGGGGACAGCTCCTCAGTCCTTCAGCCTACGACATCCGCCCGCTCGAGCGCGCCGAACGCGACAAGCAGCAAAGCTATGTCCTGCGTTTCCACGAACCCGTCGCCGATGGACGGGTCGCCGTCCTGCGCCTCAAGCTCTCGGACGAGCCGGGGCTCGACGACGAGACCTATGAATTGCGCTTGCGCACGGCGCCGCCCTTCGCCGTGACCGAGGCGACTTGCGGCCGCGGCTGGAGCGACGACAAAAATCCGGATGTGCTGCGCTGCGCCGCCAACGCGCCCGAGCCTGTTTCCCGCGGCGAGGACGAAGACAGCGCCGTAAAAGCGCCAGATTATGCCCCTGCGGCGAGAAGGCGGATCACGCTGAGCTTTTCGGCGCCGCCGGAAGAACTCGACATCCAGCGCGCGCGCAACGCCCTGCGCTTCACGCCGCCGGTAGACGATCTCGCGGTCGAAGCCGATCGCGCGCATCTGAAGATCAGCGGAAGATTTCTCTCCGACAAGGTCTATGAGCTCGCTTTGGCGCCCGGCGCGCTGCATGACGAGCGCGGCCGCGCGCTCGGTCCCGCTTTCGTCCAGCGTTTCGCCTTTACGCGCGACGTGCCGGCGATCCAATGGGACGCCGGATATGGCGTAGTCGAACGCTTCGGCCCTCAGCTCCTGCCCTTGCGCGGGCGCGGCTACGACCATGCCGACATTCGCATCCACGCGATAGATCCGCTGGCGCGCGACTTCTGGCCCTTCCCGGCGCAGGGCGTGGAGACGCAGGACGATCAGGCGCCGCCTTTGCCGGGCGCCGAGCCCAAGCGATGGTCGGAGAGCGGCAATATCGAAGCCGAGGCAATCAAGGAGAGGATCAAGACCCTGGGCTCGCCCGCCGTCTCGCGGCTGGCCGATCTGCCGATCCGCCGCAATGGCGGCGACGCCAAATTCGGGCTCGATCTGCGCGAGGATTTCGCGCGCATCGCCGGGCGGGATCAGCCGGGGGCCTATCTCGTCGGCCTGCGCGCCGTGGACAAGGACGTGCGCCGCTGGATTCGCGTGCAGGTCACCGACCTGACCCTTTCCGCCGTCGAGGAGCCGACGCGGGTGCGCTTCGCCGTCACCTCGCTCAGCGCGGCGCAGCCGGTCGGCGGCGCCCAGATCCGCATCGAGGGCGTGAAGGACGACAAATTCGTTTCGCTCGCGAGCGGCATCACCGACGATTCAGGGTTCTTCTCATGGAGCCCCGGCGCCCGCGGCGCAGGCGAGCTGCGGCGGGTGGTCGTCAGCAAGGGTCTCGACGTCCTCGTCATCGATCCCGACAGCGCGCCGTCCGAATACGCCAAGGAAAACTGGTCCAGGCCGGAGTCGCCCTGGCTCTCCTGGACCGGCGAGGCCGATGCGCCGCGGGCGGAAAAGCCGCGGACGCTGTGCCATCTGTTTTCGGAGCGGCCGATCTACCGTCCCGAAGAGGCCGCTCATATCAAGGGCTTCGTGCGGATCTACCGCGGCGGCTCCCTGAGCCTTCCCAAGAAAGGCGGAACCCTCGTCGTCTCGGGTCCGAGCAATCAGGAATGGCGGATTCCGGTGAAGCTCGATTCGAGCGGCGGCTTCTATCACAAATTCGACGCGCAGACCCCGGCGACGGGCGATTACGCCGTGCGTTTCGAGCCCGACGCGCCGAAAGCCAAGCCCAAAGCCAAAGACGCCAAAACGGAAGAAAGCGAAAAGCCTTCCGACGACGAAGAGACCGCGGACGCCGGGCCCGACCAGGACATTTCCTGCGGACGTTTCTCCTTCAAGAAGGAAGCCTATCGCCTGCCGACCTTCGAGGTCGTGCTCAACGCGCCTCAGACGGCGGCTCTGGACGGAACTTTCGACGTCGATCTGCTCGCGAGATATTTTGCCGGCGGCCTCGCCGCGGACCGTCCGGTGAAATGGCGCGCCGCGCAATTTCCCCATATTTTCACGCCGCCCAATCGCGAGGGGTTTTTGTTCTCGACCGACGCCCGTTTCTCGGGCGAAGGCAAGTTCAAATCCAGCGCCGTGCTGGAGCGCGACCAGCGCACCGACGCGGGCGGCGCCGCGCGCATGACCTTCGACGCGACGATCGAACCGACCGCCCAGCCGCGCAGATATTCGATCGAGGCGACGGTGACGGGCGACGACGGCATAGAAGTCCGCAATGTGCAGAACGTCATTGCGTTGCCTCCCTTCGTGCTCGGGGTCAAGACGCCGCGCTATGTCGAGCGGCCCGGCGTCGTGACGCCGGAGCTGATCGCGGTCAACGGCAAGGGCGAGGCCGTCGAAGGCCTGGAGATGACCTTGCGCTTCATGCGCCGCAATTGGATATCCACTCTGCAGGCCAGCGATTTCGCGCTGGGAGCCGCCAAATATGTCACACAGGCGCAGGACGACATCATCTTCGAGCGGAAAATCGCGAGCGCCAAAGAGGCGCAGAAGATCGAGCTCCAGGCCAAAGAGGCCGGCGTCTATATCGTGCAGCTCGAAGCCTATGACCGCCTGAAGCGCCGCCAGCAGGTGAGCGTCGATTTCTTCGTCGGCGGCGATACGCCCGTCACTTTCTCGCGCCCGCCGGCGGCCTCGGCCACGGTGACTTCCGACAAGGATAGATATGCTCCCGGCGAAGTCGCGACGCTGATCGTTCAATCGCCGTTCCAGACTGCGCGCGCGCTCGCCATCATCGAGCAGCCGAACGGACTCTATGATTACAGCTTCGTCGACATCGCCAACGGCTTCGGCCGTTTGGCGGTTCCGCTGAAGAAGGAGCAGACGCCGAAGCTCGCGGTGCATTTCCTGATCATGCGCGGAAGGCTCAAGGACAGTCCGCCCCAGCCCGCAGCCAATTTCGACCAGGGCAAGCCCGTCACCATCGCCGCCACCAAATGGATCGAGGTGACGCCGGTGAAAAACATCGTCAACGTCAAGCTGGAGCATCCCTCCCAGGCGCGTCCGGGCGACGAGGTGGAGGTGACGCTGCGGCTTTCCGACGACGCCGGAAAACCCCTCGCCGGGGAAGCGACCTTCTGGATGGTGGATCAGGCGGTGCTGTCGCTCGCAAAAGAGCGCCCGCTCGATCCGCTGCCGGATTTCATCGTCGCGCGCGAGACCAAGATGGCGGCGCGAGACACCCGCAACATGGCTTTCGGAGTGATCCCGCTGGAGGAGATCGCCGGTGGCGACGGCGATCTGCAGGAATGGGGCGCGGAGAACAACATCTCCGTGCGCAAGAATTTCACGCCCGTTCCGATCTATCTGCCGAGCGTGAAGGTCGGGGCCGATGGCGCGGCGAAGATAAAGGTCCGGCTGCCCGATACGCTGACCGTTTTCAAGCTGCGGGCCAAGGCGGTGAGCGGGCCGGATCGCTTCGGCGCCGCGGGCGGTGAAATGTTCATCCGCCAGGCGCTGGTGGCGCAGCCCGCCCTGCCGCGCTTCGCCCGCGCGGGGGATTCATTCGATGTCGGTCTCGTCGCGCGCATCGTCGAAGGGCCGGGGGGCTCGGGCAAGGCGGCGATCGCGGCGAATGGGCTGAAGCTGCAGGGCGAGGCGAGCCGCAAAATAGAATGGGCGCAGAACAAGCCCGTGCGCGTCGATCTTCGCGCCGAGGTTCCACAAGATGCGCAACAGGAAGCCAAGCTTCGCTTCCGCATCGAGCGCGACGCCGACCACGCTAAGGACGCGGTCGAGGTCGACCTGGCCGTAAAGCCGGATCGCGAGCCCACCCGCCGCTACGAGATCGTCGAAATCGCGCCCGGCGAAACCAAAACGGTCGCGGCCCTCGGCGAGGCGGCGCGGCCCGGGACATTGTCGCGAACGGCCGTCGTCGCCGCCGATCCGGCGCTGGTCAAATTGATCGCGGGGCTCAACGCCCTGGTCGCTTATCCTTATGGCTGCACCGAGCAGCGCCTGTCGCTGGCGCGCGCGGGACTGGCGTTGAAAAGCTTCGCCCCCATTCTCGCCGCCGCCGGACTGGAGGATCGTCTTTCCGCCAATGTCAAATCGACGGCGCAACAGATCGATCAGGCGGTCGACCACGACGGCCTCGTCGCCTTCTGGCCGCGCGCGCGCGGAAACGTGTCGCTCACCGCCTGGTCCTACGCTTTTCTCACCGAGGCCGACCGCGCGGGCGAGCCGGTCGATAAAACGCTGATGGACCGGCTGGCGAATATTCTCAAACTTTCGCTGCGCTCAGACTATCCCCGGCTGCTCGACGGCCAGGAGATGCGCGAGCGCGCCGAGGCGCTGGCGGCGCTCGCGGAAGGCGGCCGGCTCGACGATTCCTACGTGGCGGAATTCGTGCGGCGGGCCGATTTCCTCCCCAATGCCAGCGTCGCGCAGCTTGCCGCTGCGGCGGCGTCTCTGCCGAAAGTCGATCCGCGCGTCGTCTCTTCGCTCGCCGAGACCATGTGGGGCCGGGTGAAATTCGCGATGCGCAACGGCGCGCAGGTCTACGTCGGCCAGGCGGCCGACTCCGGGGCGCCGATCATTCTGCCTTCCGAGACCCGCAGCCTCGCGGAAATCCTGCGCGCAGCGGCGCTCGCCGCGCCTTCCGATCCGCGCGCCGCCGTTTTGCGCGAGGCCCTGCTGCGGCTCGGCGAGGGCGACGGCTGGGGCGAGACCCGTGCGGACAGCGCCGCCATCACGGCGCTGGCGCAATACTGGCGGCGGCCTGCGAACCCGATCAAAGTGACCTTCGCCTCGGGAGAGGCGTCGAAGGAGGCGATCATCGAGGCCAACCAGCCGGTCGCGCGTCATGTCGACGCCAGCGCCGCGCCGCTCGCCATCGCCAACAGCTCCAATGCGCCGCTGATCGCCCTGATCGAAACCAGCTATGTTCCGCAGCAGCCCGGCGCGCTGGCGGAGCCGGTTTCGGAAGGGTTTGCGATCACGCGGGGGAGCTGGCGCATCAAGAGCGGGGCCGCTCCCGAAAAACTCGAAGCGCAGAACGCCGCAATCCGAGCGTCGGTCGGCGACGTGATCGAGGAAATCGCCGAGGTCGTCAATCCGCAGGATCGCACCCATGTCGCGATTTCTCTGCCGCTCGCCGCGGGCTACGAACCGCTCAACCCCAATATTGCGACGGCACCGGCCGAGGCGCAGCCCTCCAGCGCGCCGACTCTTGCGCCGACCTGGGTCAGCTTCGGCGACGACCGGGTGTTCTACGCCTATGACTTCCTGCCGAAGGGAACCTATCGTTTCGCCTTTAGGCTGAAAGCCCAGACCGCAGGGGTCTATACCGAGCCCCCGGCGCTGGTCGAGACCATGTACCGAAAAGGCGTGCGCGGATCGAGCGCCGGCGCGCGCATCGAAATCTCGAAATAG